The genomic DNA TCGACATGGTGCCAGCCGATGAACGAGAGGCGCGCGTCAAAGACTTCGTCAAACGCTTCAAGTGGAAGGGGCCGGTGTTCGAGATTTCTGCGCTGACGCGCGAGGGTTGCGAGCCGCTGATCCATGCGATCTTCCGCCATGTGCAGTCTGAGCAACGCATCGAAAACGAGCCGGTGGAAGTGGATCCACGGTTTGCTGGAGATGCACCCGTCTGACGGCATGGGCCTTTCGCGCAATCTGTTTTGCTATGTGTTTAATAGCTGATGGCGCTTGATTCATAAGCGCTAGAGGCCAAAATGAATCGAAAAATGGTTTCCAGCGTATTGCGAGATGCCCGCCGCATCGTGGTCAAGGTGGGCTCCAGCCTTGTGACCAATGAAGGCCGTGGTCTGGATGAAACCGCCATCGGCGAGTGGAGCCGCCAGCTGGCAGCCCTGGTGCGCGGCGATGGCGGCGGTGCACCCCGTGAGGTGGTGATGGTCTCCAGCGGTGCGATCGCCGAAGGCATGAAGCGCCTGGGCTGGTCCGCGCGCCCGCAGGAAATCCACGAACTGCAGGCCGCAGCAGCGGTGGGGCAGATGGGGCTGGCGCAGATGTACGAGACCAAGCTGCGCGAACAGGGCATGGGCAGCGCGCAGGTGTTGCTCACGCACGCCGATCTGGCAGACCGTGAGCGCTATCTCAATGCGCGCTCGACCTTGCTGACCTTGCTGCGCCTGGGTGTGGTGCCGGTGATCAACGAAAACGACACCGTGGTCACGGATGAAATCAAGTTCGGCGACAACGACACCCTCGGTGCGCTGGTGGCCAACCTGGTCGAGGCGGATGCGCTGGTCATCCTCACGGACCAGAAAGGGCTGTACACGGCCGATCCCCGCAAAGACCCTGCCGCACAGTTCGTGCATGAGGCGCAAGCGGGTGATCCGGCCCTGGAAGCCATGGCCG from Acidovorax sp. T1 includes the following:
- the proB gene encoding glutamate 5-kinase, whose product is MVSSVLRDARRIVVKVGSSLVTNEGRGLDETAIGEWSRQLAALVRGDGGGAPREVVMVSSGAIAEGMKRLGWSARPQEIHELQAAAAVGQMGLAQMYETKLREQGMGSAQVLLTHADLADRERYLNARSTLLTLLRLGVVPVINENDTVVTDEIKFGDNDTLGALVANLVEADALVILTDQKGLYTADPRKDPAAQFVHEAQAGDPALEAMAGGAGSSIGKGGMITKILAAKRAAGSGASTVIAWGREENVLVRLVQGEALGTLLVAQTAKKQARKQWMADHLQMRGAVVVDAGAAAKLRDEGKSLLPIGMTAVEGDFSRGEVIAVRDPSGREIARGLANYASAEARLLCRKPSSEVEKLLGYVAESEMVHRDNLVLTAG